ACCCAGTCCTCGCCGGGACCGGGGGTGAGGAGGTCGCCGTAGAGCTCGCGCATGGGCGGGGTTTCGGTGATCTCCTTGATGAACTCCATGGCCCTGGTCATGGATTCGATGTCCTGCGGGTCCTCCAGCATGGCGGATTCGATAATCGGAAACTCCCGTGGGTCGCTGCTCTGGAGGTACAGGCGGCCGCGGCTCATCTGCTCCAGCAGCGACGCCGACAGCGGGATGGTGGGCTTGATGCCCTCGATCTGGGTCGGCGGCCTGAGCGAGATGTGGAAGTTGGAGCAGTCCCGGTCCGCGTGGCTCTTGTAGATGTAGCGGATGCGCGGGATGATCCAGTCGGCGTCGAACTCCTCCTTGCACTCGAAGGTCATGAACACCACCGCGTGGTCCTGGTAGTTCTCGCCAACGCCGGGCATGTGCCTGACAACCTCGATGCCCACCTTCTCGAGGTCCTGGGCCCGACCGATGCCCGACAGCATGAGGAGCTGGGCCGAGTAGTAGACGCCGGCGCTCACCACCACCTGGTTGCCGGAAACGGTCTCCTGGCGGCCGTCCTTCTCATAGCGCACGCCGGTGACGCGGTTGCCCTCGATATCCAGCCTGGTGACCAGGGCCTCGGCGACGATGGTGAGGTTGTCACGGCCGCGGGCGGGGTTGAGGTACGCCACCACCGTGGACTGGCGCTTGCCGTCCTTGATGCTGAAGGGCGGGTGCCCGACGCCCTCGGGGTCGGGGATGTTTGTGTCCTCCAGCAACGGCAGGCCCTTCTGCTGGCCCGCCTCGATGAAGGCTTGCACCGGGTCGGCGGCGCCGGGAGTATCGAACGTGAAGGGGCGCTTCACGTAGAGCGGGCCGTCGTTGCCGTGGAGTGGGCTGTCCGGGAAGTCCTGGTCCGATTCCAGCCTCTTGAGCACCGGCAGCACCTTCTCCCAGGACCAGTCGGGGTTGCCGGCCGCCACCCAGTTGTCCATGTCGGCCTTCATGGGCCGGGGCGCGGCCATGACGTTCACCGACGAGCCGCCGCCCATGATCCTGCCGGCGAGCTTGTAGCAGATGCTGCCGTCGAGGTCGCGCGGGCTGGGGTACATCGCCAGGTAGTCGGTCTCCAGCAAGAGGCGCACCTGGTTCTGGGCCTCGGCCACCATCTCGGGAATGGGCTGGGGATCCGGCCCGGCCTCCAGCAGCAGCACCTTGCGCCGGGGATCCTCGGAGAGGCGGCTGGCCGCGGCGCAGCCCGCCGAGCCTCCGCCGATGATGATGACGTCGTAGTGATCGGCCATGCGATTTGCCCTTTCGTTGTGGCTCCGCGTCTCAGGCCTTGGCGGCCTCGTCGTCCAGCGCCTTGGTGAGGCGCTTGCGGAACTCTTCCAGGATGAGCGAGGTGGTGGCGCGCAGGATCATGTCGCCGACGATGGCCAGGCGACCCTGGATATCCACCTGCGCCTTGTACACGAGCTCGGTGCAGTTCTCCCGCGGCTCCGCCATGCGCGCGTCCACGCCGGCCACCACCGTGCTCTTGGTGACGGAGTCGTTCCCCTCGATCTTCACCGTGAGGGCTTCCTTGGGATTGCTGTCGGTGATGGTCGAGCGGAAGTTGAACTTGCCGGCCATGGGGCCGACCTTGGCGCTGATGACGCCGTCGAAGGTGGAGTCGTCGATCTTGTCGATGGAATCGAGACCCGGCATGCAGGCCGAGAACTTGTCGATATCCAGCACGAAGTCCCACACCGCGTCCCTGGGATGCTCTACCGTAATGGTGCCCTCGAAGTTCATGTGCGCTCCCGTCCCGTCGCCCCGTTGAAGTTGCGTGCGGTATAACACACTATCGTCGTTGCCGCGAAACAGGCTGTGGCATGCTACATATAGCGACCATGGACATCGCCCTCGTCTATGCCCTGGGCACAGCGTTCTTCCTCGCGTTGCGCGACATCTTCGGCCGCATGGCCACCCACGACATCGATCCGGTGTTGAGCACGGCGGCCACGGCGTTCACCGGCCTGGTGGTGTTGACCTGCGCCGCGCTTCTGAACGGCGACCTGCACGCGGGTTTCCCTGGCTGGGGCTGGCCGCTGTTCGTCATCGGCGTGGCCGGCATCCTGCGCATCACCGTGGGGCGCACCACGCTGTTCACCGCCATCAAGTACATCGGCGCCGCGCGTTCCAGCAGCTTCAGCGCCACCAACGTGTTCTTCGCCATGTTCCTGGGCGTGTTCCTTCTGGACGAGACCTTGACGTTCATGCTGACGGCCGGCGCCGTGCTGGTGGTGGCCGGGTGCGTGCTCGTGGCCATGAGCCGCGCGCAGGGCGGCGTCCCCCAAGCCTGGACCCGTTACGTCGCCGGCATGGCCCTCGCCCTGGGCAGCGCCTTCGCCATGGCGCTGTCCGCGGCCCTCACCCGGACGGTGGTGCACGAGTTCTCGTCGCCCTTGGGGGCAAACTTCTACGCCAGCCTCATCGCGCTGCCGAGCTTCCTGCCCGCCATCTCCAACCGGCCGCTCCGCGGCGTGGCGGACTGGACGCCGCGGCACTGGCGCTACATCTGGCTCGTGGGCCTGGTGTCCGCCATCGGCACCACCTGCGGC
The Deltaproteobacteria bacterium DNA segment above includes these coding regions:
- a CDS encoding GMC family oxidoreductase N-terminal domain-containing protein, giving the protein MADHYDVIIIGGGSAGCAAASRLSEDPRRKVLLLEAGPDPQPIPEMVAEAQNQVRLLLETDYLAMYPSPRDLDGSICYKLAGRIMGGGSSVNVMAAPRPMKADMDNWVAAGNPDWSWEKVLPVLKRLESDQDFPDSPLHGNDGPLYVKRPFTFDTPGAADPVQAFIEAGQQKGLPLLEDTNIPDPEGVGHPPFSIKDGKRQSTVVAYLNPARGRDNLTIVAEALVTRLDIEGNRVTGVRYEKDGRQETVSGNQVVVSAGVYYSAQLLMLSGIGRAQDLEKVGIEVVRHMPGVGENYQDHAVVFMTFECKEEFDADWIIPRIRYIYKSHADRDCSNFHISLRPPTQIEGIKPTIPLSASLLEQMSRGRLYLQSSDPREFPIIESAMLEDPQDIESMTRAMEFIKEITETPPMRELYGDLLTPGPGEDWVKFAKATYDSYHHGVGTCLMAPASNPEAVVDQNLKVHGMDNLWVADASIMPTVVHANTNVTCIMIGERLSDFVKAAGG
- a CDS encoding SRPBCC domain-containing protein, with the translated sequence MNFEGTITVEHPRDAVWDFVLDIDKFSACMPGLDSIDKIDDSTFDGVISAKVGPMAGKFNFRSTITDSNPKEALTVKIEGNDSVTKSTVVAGVDARMAEPRENCTELVYKAQVDIQGRLAIVGDMILRATTSLILEEFRKRLTKALDDEAAKA
- a CDS encoding DMT family transporter → MLHIATMDIALVYALGTAFFLALRDIFGRMATHDIDPVLSTAATAFTGLVVLTCAALLNGDLHAGFPGWGWPLFVIGVAGILRITVGRTTLFTAIKYIGAARSSSFSATNVFFAMFLGVFLLDETLTFMLTAGAVLVVAGCVLVAMSRAQGGVPQAWTRYVAGMALALGSAFAMALSAALTRTVVHEFSSPLGANFYASLIALPSFLPAISNRPLRGVADWTPRHWRYIWLVGLVSAIGTTCGYFALKHAPVIVVQPIAQSRPLFVLLISWLFLQAHETVNWKVTAGALAIVLGTALFFLR